In Shouchella patagoniensis, the following are encoded in one genomic region:
- a CDS encoding GNAT family N-acetyltransferase — translation MAQPDIRLSNGRLLLNEIKRNDWKAIHAYSSRKEVSTYQTWGPNTEEQTKAFVEKIIDDELHQPRTRYVLAVRLKQTGLLIGAGEINLRDTSNGEISYILHPDYWNQGIGTDVAHLLLTFGFQTFDLHRIYATCDPRNIGSAKVLEKIGMKQEGRMREVLKLKDGWRDSLLYSVLEQDFHKQSK, via the coding sequence GTGGCACAACCGGATATACGCCTTTCAAATGGACGGCTCTTATTAAATGAGATTAAAAGAAATGATTGGAAAGCCATCCATGCTTATTCTTCGCGCAAGGAAGTAAGCACCTATCAAACGTGGGGACCAAATACAGAAGAACAAACGAAAGCGTTTGTTGAGAAGATCATTGATGATGAGTTGCATCAACCTAGAACGCGGTATGTACTTGCGGTCCGACTAAAACAAACTGGATTGCTTATCGGAGCTGGGGAAATCAACCTAAGAGATACATCAAATGGAGAAATTTCTTATATTCTACATCCTGATTATTGGAATCAAGGCATTGGGACAGACGTGGCCCACCTCTTGCTTACATTTGGTTTTCAGACATTTGATCTACACCGCATTTATGCGACGTGTGATCCGCGCAATATTGGTTCCGCGAAAGTATTAGAAAAAATAGGGATGAAACAAGAGGGAAGAATGAGGGAAGTTTTAAAACTGAAAGATGGTTGGAGAGATTCGTTGTTGTATAGTGTGTTGGAACAGGATTTTCATAAACAGAGTAAATGA
- a CDS encoding NAD(P)H-dependent oxidoreductase — protein MKNLLLINGHDHFERAPGHLTTFMTNLIKEVSIAKFEVKETKVIDGYETEEEIKKFQWADLVIVQTPIYWFSLPGILKKYVDDVFVPNVFFTKSNEFGRGGLLTEKDYMLSVSWGANETAFNGRQAGFLEGYSEDDVLFPVHKAFEYCGMRRQPTFSIYSAMKPLSLTECADQFHAHFTKHFM, from the coding sequence ATGAAAAACCTTTTGCTTATCAATGGACATGATCACTTTGAACGGGCGCCTGGGCACTTAACAACTTTTATGACCAACTTGATAAAAGAAGTAAGTATAGCTAAGTTTGAGGTGAAAGAAACGAAGGTTATTGATGGATACGAGACTGAGGAGGAAATAAAAAAATTCCAGTGGGCAGACTTGGTAATTGTACAAACGCCAATCTATTGGTTTAGTCTACCGGGTATTTTGAAAAAGTATGTAGATGATGTCTTTGTTCCGAATGTCTTTTTTACGAAATCAAATGAGTTTGGGCGTGGAGGCCTCCTTACAGAAAAAGACTACATGCTTTCTGTTTCGTGGGGAGCAAACGAAACCGCTTTTAATGGAAGGCAAGCTGGTTTCTTAGAAGGTTATTCTGAAGATGATGTGTTGTTTCCAGTCCATAAAGCATTTGAATACTGTGGAATGAGGAGACAACCGACCTTTTCGATTTACTCCGCAATGAAACCCCTGTCATTAACGGAGTGTGCAGACCAATTTCATGCGCACTTTACGAAGCATTTTATGTAA
- a CDS encoding LysR family transcriptional regulator — MDLKHLQTFLVASETLNFTQTASTLQYAQSSVSAHIQSLEQSLDTQLFERLGKRLVLTHAGKQLKGYAEQIIHLTAEAQTNIQADKKIGTITIGAQESQCTYRLPALLKSFKDQAPFVHLIFKPAHSDERATESLLNGEVDLAFIMDVNKPNPYIKTKSLLHEKLLLVAAPSHPLRSRSVVLPEDLREETILFTEKGCSYRTMFEQTLNDYHISPKNTLEFISIEAIKKCVIATIGIALLPEMTVAQELETGSLIKLNWSVQMPTLTTQMAIHKNKTLTPQLNEFIQLTEKHFSHSYLPNRE, encoded by the coding sequence TTGGATCTTAAGCACTTACAAACATTCCTAGTGGCAAGTGAAACACTAAACTTCACTCAAACAGCAAGCACACTACAATATGCACAATCAAGTGTATCCGCTCATATTCAATCATTGGAACAATCGTTAGATACCCAACTGTTCGAACGACTCGGGAAACGACTTGTCTTAACTCACGCCGGAAAACAATTAAAAGGATACGCGGAACAAATTATCCATTTAACAGCAGAGGCACAAACGAACATTCAAGCAGACAAGAAAATCGGCACAATCACAATCGGGGCACAAGAAAGCCAATGTACGTATCGTTTACCTGCTCTCCTTAAATCATTTAAAGACCAAGCCCCCTTTGTACATTTAATTTTCAAACCTGCTCACTCGGATGAAAGGGCAACGGAATCACTCCTGAACGGAGAAGTAGACCTGGCTTTCATTATGGATGTCAATAAACCAAATCCATATATAAAAACCAAGTCGTTGTTACATGAAAAATTACTACTCGTTGCCGCCCCTTCACATCCACTGCGGTCCAGATCAGTCGTTTTACCTGAAGATTTAAGGGAAGAAACGATATTGTTTACTGAAAAAGGTTGTTCTTACCGCACGATGTTTGAACAAACGTTAAACGACTATCATATTTCTCCAAAAAACACACTGGAGTTCATTAGTATAGAAGCAATCAAAAAATGCGTCATCGCTACTATTGGTATCGCTCTTTTACCAGAAATGACTGTTGCACAGGAACTAGAAACAGGTTCATTAATTAAACTGAACTGGTCTGTCCAAATGCCGACATTAACAACGCAGATGGCCATACATAAAAACAAAACGCTCACCCCGCAATTAAACGAGTTTATTCAGTTAACAGAGAAGCATTTTAGTCATTCTTATTTACCTAATAGAGAATAA
- the bla gene encoding class A beta-lactamase encodes MKKQLLGAMAASVLFVGGCTDEKDSVPSDAQQGEETLDERLYGLEEEYDARLGLYAVDTGSGQTIAYQSDERFAYASTHKALAVGALLQQTSIEDLDKKIHFTADDLVDYSPITEDNVETGMTLREISDASIRFSDNTAANLIFNEIGGPKEFKASLRAIGDDVTEPENIETKLNDVKPGETQDTSTAKALTESLRAFALEDVLEEEQRSLLVEWLKGNTTGDALIRAGVPDGWVVGDKTGSAAYGTRNDIGIIWPPDRAPIVLAVLSSRDEEGAETNDELIAKATEEIVNELID; translated from the coding sequence ATGAAAAAACAATTACTAGGAGCAATGGCTGCGAGTGTTTTATTTGTCGGGGGCTGTACTGATGAGAAAGACTCTGTTCCTTCAGACGCACAACAAGGTGAAGAAACGTTGGATGAGCGTTTATATGGGCTGGAAGAAGAGTACGACGCTAGGCTTGGTTTGTACGCGGTGGATACGGGAAGCGGACAAACGATCGCCTATCAGTCAGATGAACGGTTTGCTTACGCTTCGACTCATAAAGCATTGGCAGTAGGCGCGTTATTGCAACAAACATCAATAGAGGATTTGGATAAAAAAATTCATTTCACAGCCGATGATTTGGTTGACTATAGCCCGATCACTGAGGACAATGTGGAGACAGGCATGACGTTAAGAGAAATAAGCGACGCTTCCATTCGCTTCAGCGACAATACAGCCGCTAACTTAATTTTTAATGAAATTGGTGGACCAAAAGAGTTTAAGGCTTCCTTACGTGCGATTGGAGATGATGTAACGGAACCAGAAAACATCGAAACAAAACTTAACGATGTGAAGCCCGGTGAAACACAGGATACGAGCACAGCAAAAGCATTAACTGAGAGCTTGCGAGCATTTGCGCTTGAAGATGTTCTTGAAGAAGAGCAACGTTCCTTGTTGGTTGAATGGCTAAAAGGCAATACAACAGGAGATGCTCTCATTCGTGCTGGGGTTCCAGATGGCTGGGTAGTCGGGGACAAAACGGGATCGGCTGCATATGGGACACGAAATGACATTGGCATTATTTGGCCTCCAGATCGTGCGCCTATTGTGTTGGCTGTTCTATCGAGCCGAGATGAAGAAGGCGCAGAGACCAATGATGAATTGATTGCAAAGGCTACTGAAGAAATAGTAAACGAACTGATCGATTGA
- a CDS encoding BlaR1 family beta-lactam sensor/signal transducer, with amino-acid sequence MVFSQIALSLVLSTVTIGIVFFIRNVFQKHLSLKWRYRMWYLVLAALTLPFLPIKQVQGLSSFFSQAVHSQDSGSESAALQQGTTTTTDWMADFGASVSQADYTWIQSGFLLAWVIGMAWFTWVTIHSAYRLNRLICLSTSVENKAVLTQYEWCLEQVQLKSKPILLESSLIKSPLTYGLFHTYLVVPHQMDKQLNDTDIKHILLHELHHVKHHHPKTNYLFVLFQIIYWFHPFVWKAFSEMRLDRELSCDAGVLDSLGARSSKAYGLTILRFIEKKNNHASFSGLINGFGGAKKQIKKRIEHIVSFQTDTTARGIKSALLFSAIGIFVVSQIPFLAAVAATENDYVFSGNHVVSEELGTYFDGKTASFVLYSQNKDQYEIYNKEQSTKRVSPNSTYKIYSALIGLETNAIQPEQTAMTWDGTYYEYDEWNQDQTLETAMGHSVNWYFQEIDQHVQQEAIQSYVNQLNYGNRNVASTENPFWLESSLTISPIEQVELLNAVFTNEQFFHTEAIDTVKNAMKVAEQPDRTLYGKTGTGIINNEAVNGWFIGFVETSEDTWFFATNIQEDEEAWGSEAAQATYAILEDKGIYKGGN; translated from the coding sequence ATGGTCTTTTCCCAAATAGCGTTATCGCTAGTTTTATCAACCGTAACAATTGGAATCGTTTTTTTCATACGCAACGTGTTTCAAAAACACTTGTCTTTAAAATGGCGTTATCGCATGTGGTATTTAGTATTGGCCGCCTTAACGCTGCCTTTTCTGCCTATTAAACAGGTTCAAGGGCTATCTTCTTTTTTTTCACAAGCAGTTCACTCGCAAGACTCGGGCAGCGAGTCAGCAGCTCTACAACAAGGGACGACGACAACCACCGATTGGATGGCGGACTTTGGCGCTTCTGTTAGCCAAGCGGACTACACATGGATTCAATCAGGCTTTCTGCTTGCCTGGGTTATAGGAATGGCTTGGTTTACGTGGGTTACGATCCACTCTGCTTATCGCTTAAACCGTTTAATATGCCTGTCAACCTCTGTTGAAAACAAAGCAGTTCTCACACAATATGAGTGGTGTTTAGAGCAGGTTCAACTTAAATCAAAGCCGATTCTATTAGAGTCTTCATTGATTAAGTCGCCATTAACATATGGCTTGTTCCACACATACCTTGTTGTCCCGCACCAAATGGACAAACAACTGAATGACACAGATATTAAGCATATTTTGCTACATGAATTGCACCATGTGAAACACCATCACCCAAAAACAAATTACCTTTTTGTTCTCTTTCAAATCATTTATTGGTTCCACCCTTTTGTGTGGAAGGCTTTTAGTGAAATGAGACTGGACCGCGAGTTGAGCTGTGATGCAGGTGTCCTTGATTCATTAGGTGCAAGAAGCAGTAAAGCATACGGGCTGACGATTCTCCGGTTTATCGAAAAAAAGAATAACCATGCATCGTTTTCTGGATTGATTAATGGATTTGGTGGCGCCAAAAAACAAATCAAAAAACGCATTGAACATATTGTTTCGTTTCAAACAGATACAACAGCAAGAGGCATTAAAAGCGCGTTGCTGTTTAGTGCGATCGGCATTTTTGTCGTTAGCCAAATTCCTTTTTTAGCAGCAGTAGCGGCAACAGAGAACGACTATGTGTTCTCTGGAAATCATGTTGTTTCTGAAGAACTAGGCACTTATTTCGATGGCAAAACAGCCAGCTTTGTCCTTTATAGCCAGAATAAAGACCAGTACGAGATTTACAACAAAGAGCAGAGCACAAAGCGTGTTTCACCCAATTCAACTTATAAAATCTACAGTGCTTTAATTGGATTGGAAACAAATGCAATTCAACCTGAGCAGACCGCGATGACGTGGGATGGCACCTATTATGAATATGACGAATGGAATCAAGATCAAACCCTTGAGACCGCAATGGGCCATTCAGTTAATTGGTATTTCCAAGAGATCGATCAACATGTTCAACAAGAAGCGATCCAGTCATACGTAAACCAACTAAACTACGGCAACCGAAACGTAGCTAGCACAGAAAATCCCTTTTGGCTTGAATCGTCATTAACGATATCGCCGATTGAACAAGTGGAACTGTTAAATGCTGTATTTACGAACGAACAGTTCTTTCATACCGAAGCAATTGACACGGTAAAAAACGCGATGAAAGTCGCCGAACAACCCGACCGTACTTTATACGGCAAAACAGGCACAGGCATCATTAACAATGAAGCAGTGAACGGCTGGTTTATCGGTTTTGTCGAGACGTCAGAAGACACTTGGTTTTTCGCAACGAATATCCAAGAAGATGAAGAGGCATGGGGAAGCGAAGCTGCTCAAGCAACCTATGCCATTTTAGAAGACAAAGGCATATACAAAGGAGGCAACTAG
- the blaI gene encoding penicillinase repressor BlaI, with protein MTNNMPSITEAEWEVMKTLWNHAPQTASQIIAAFDQQADWKPKTIRTLLDRLTKKKVVKANKEERVYTFSPLFTEEECRRAETQSFIDRIYGGTTKSMLVQFIEEEESLSKEDLQELRSLLDEKLD; from the coding sequence ATGACAAACAACATGCCAAGCATCACGGAAGCAGAATGGGAAGTGATGAAAACCCTTTGGAACCACGCTCCCCAAACGGCTAGCCAAATCATTGCTGCCTTTGACCAACAAGCGGACTGGAAGCCGAAAACGATTCGCACTCTCCTTGACCGCTTAACGAAAAAAAAAGTTGTCAAAGCAAACAAAGAAGAACGGGTTTATACGTTCAGTCCCCTATTTACAGAAGAAGAATGTCGCCGAGCGGAAACGCAATCCTTCATCGACCGTATTTACGGTGGAACAACCAAATCAATGCTCGTGCAATTCATTGAAGAAGAAGAATCGTTATCAAAAGAAGATTTACAGGAACTCAGGTCCCTGTTGGATGAGAAGCTTGATTAA
- a CDS encoding ABC transporter ATP-binding protein produces the protein MSEIIIEVKQLTKHFQSKVAVKKADFKLIKGEIFGLIGRNGAGKSTLLKMIGGLIYPSSGEIRLFDHVVKENHAYFERMGLLIEEAGLFPYYTAYENLNLMAISYGLKNPKNHITEQLRLVGLDEFNKTKVKNYSMGMKQRLGIAVALMGSPDVLILDEPINGLDPQGIAEMRELILDLNKRGMTIIISSHILEELSRVATKYAILHHGEIIEIHSKEELLLKCEDRIELVLDDVRTAIPILEQRLDINNYEVIDAQTLFIYDTHVANHQLVKLLIENGLAVHSITKHKQSLEQYFLKRTKEDGESNDESV, from the coding sequence ATGTCAGAAATCATTATTGAAGTCAAACAGCTGACTAAACACTTTCAATCAAAAGTAGCCGTAAAAAAGGCTGATTTTAAATTGATAAAAGGCGAAATTTTTGGGTTAATAGGTCGAAATGGGGCTGGTAAATCGACGTTACTAAAGATGATTGGGGGATTGATTTATCCATCTTCTGGAGAAATTCGTTTATTTGATCACGTAGTGAAAGAAAATCATGCTTATTTTGAACGAATGGGTCTATTAATTGAGGAAGCTGGTTTGTTCCCCTATTATACCGCCTATGAAAATCTGAATTTAATGGCGATTTCCTACGGGCTAAAGAACCCTAAAAACCATATTACCGAACAATTGAGGCTTGTCGGGTTAGACGAGTTTAATAAAACCAAGGTCAAAAACTATTCGATGGGAATGAAGCAAAGGCTTGGGATCGCGGTCGCATTGATGGGGAGTCCAGACGTATTAATCTTAGATGAACCGATCAACGGTTTAGATCCTCAAGGCATTGCCGAGATGAGAGAGTTGATTTTGGATTTAAATAAAAGAGGGATGACCATCATTATTTCGAGCCATATCCTCGAAGAGTTATCAAGAGTCGCAACCAAGTATGCGATTTTGCATCATGGCGAAATCATCGAGATCCATTCAAAAGAGGAACTATTGCTTAAATGTGAAGACCGAATTGAACTCGTACTAGATGATGTGAGAACGGCTATACCTATCCTTGAACAGCGATTGGATATAAATAATTACGAGGTAATAGACGCCCAGACTCTGTTTATTTATGATACACATGTTGCGAATCATCAACTGGTAAAGCTCTTAATTGAAAATGGGCTTGCCGTTCATTCCATTACGAAGCATAAGCAAAGTCTAGAACAGTACTTTCTGAAGCGAACGAAAGAGGACGGTGAATCCAATGATGAATCTGTTTAA
- a CDS encoding response regulator transcription factor produces the protein MNRQSILIIEDDEHINKIIYDVLRRENFLCTQAYSGSEGKMNVIGHVYDLILLDLMLPGLSGETFIRELRTELNCDTPVIVLSAKEKLDNKLTLFRLGADDYVTKPFEVEELLARMNVQLKRKAKVESISLYRHKQLTLNSDTLSVTINHAQLKVTRKEYKIIELLIKNPTRVFTKQDLYHLAWDELFLGEDKTITVHISNIRHKIRAHTEEAYIETVWGIGFRLSP, from the coding sequence ATGAATCGGCAGAGTATTTTAATTATTGAGGACGATGAACATATTAACAAGATCATTTATGATGTGTTACGTAGAGAGAATTTCTTATGCACGCAAGCGTATTCTGGTAGCGAGGGAAAAATGAATGTGATTGGCCATGTGTATGATCTGATTTTATTAGATCTTATGTTACCTGGTCTATCAGGAGAAACCTTTATACGTGAACTAAGAACGGAATTAAATTGTGATACACCGGTTATTGTATTATCGGCTAAAGAAAAACTAGACAATAAATTAACCTTATTCCGTCTAGGAGCGGATGATTATGTCACAAAACCGTTTGAAGTGGAAGAGTTACTTGCCAGAATGAATGTTCAATTAAAGAGAAAGGCCAAGGTCGAATCCATCTCTTTATATAGGCATAAACAGTTAACGTTGAATAGTGATACGCTAAGCGTGACAATTAACCATGCTCAGTTAAAAGTAACAAGAAAAGAATACAAAATCATTGAGCTATTAATAAAAAATCCAACCCGAGTCTTCACAAAACAGGACTTATATCACCTAGCTTGGGATGAATTATTTTTAGGGGAAGATAAGACAATTACTGTTCATATTAGTAACATCCGTCACAAAATAAGAGCTCATACGGAAGAGGCGTATATCGAGACTGTTTGGGGAATTGGCTTTAGGTTAAGTCCATAA
- a CDS encoding sensor histidine kinase has protein sequence MNTDRVKIDEEGSKPMLIALVLLSSALIIQTVYVLYYKKQIKEIGDQLSFITKHDSFKFIQTQMKPNEIVQLIDVCNTMLRHQRDMNQQFIKKSEEINTTIVSLSHDIRTPMTSLDGYLQLANRSENAQEKTKYVKMAQTRIKQITTLVDELFLYTKLQNRDYVFDLESIDVINGLKRSLFSFVEEFSKSDEEPIFTLPETAIVIIGNESALERVWENIIRNYFLHGEGALSIRYEEKENEVLFHFNNMLKQNHSLHSDHVFTRFYKEDLSRTNHSSGLGLSIVQSLVEKMAGSVYAELKGNSFCISVALVKPK, from the coding sequence ATGAATACTGATAGAGTCAAAATAGATGAGGAAGGAAGTAAACCAATGCTTATCGCCCTCGTACTTTTATCTAGTGCACTTATCATTCAAACCGTATATGTACTGTATTACAAGAAGCAAATTAAAGAGATTGGCGATCAACTGTCTTTTATCACAAAGCATGATTCGTTCAAGTTTATTCAAACGCAAATGAAGCCAAATGAGATTGTTCAATTAATTGATGTATGCAATACGATGCTTCGGCACCAAAGAGACATGAACCAGCAATTTATAAAAAAAAGCGAAGAAATCAATACAACCATTGTAAGCCTCTCTCATGATATTCGGACACCAATGACATCCCTTGACGGTTACCTTCAACTAGCGAATCGGTCTGAAAACGCTCAAGAAAAAACGAAATATGTCAAGATGGCCCAGACAAGAATTAAACAAATTACAACGCTTGTTGATGAGCTGTTTCTGTATACAAAATTGCAAAACCGGGATTATGTGTTTGATCTTGAGTCGATTGACGTGATCAATGGTTTGAAAAGAAGTTTATTTTCGTTTGTAGAGGAGTTTTCCAAAAGTGACGAAGAGCCAATATTTACACTTCCCGAAACAGCGATTGTGATTATTGGAAACGAAAGTGCGTTGGAAAGAGTGTGGGAAAACATCATTAGAAACTACTTCTTGCATGGCGAAGGTGCTTTATCCATTCGTTATGAAGAGAAAGAGAATGAGGTGTTGTTTCACTTCAACAATATGCTGAAGCAGAACCACTCACTCCATTCTGATCATGTTTTCACTCGTTTTTATAAAGAAGATTTATCACGCACCAACCATTCTTCTGGACTTGGACTTTCAATCGTTCAATCACTTGTAGAGAAAATGGCTGGTTCCGTTTATGCCGAATTGAAAGGGAATTCATTTTGTATCAGTGTGGCTCTTGTTAAACCAAAATAA
- a CDS encoding peptidase E, with product MKQIIALGGGGFSMEPENPLLDDYILAQAKVGNPKVCFFPTASGDSADYVQRFYHAFTSKECEPSHLSLFKPPTRDLEAYILDKDIIYVGGGNTKNLIILWKEWGIDQALMQAWHNGVILTGLSAGSICWFEEGVTDSYGDRLEPINGLGLLKGSHCPHYDGEEERRPAYRRLIEEKKVKPGIAADDGVALHYIDQDLQKIVSSRKGASSYYVDIEGTESVETTMDARFLGE from the coding sequence ATGAAACAGATCATTGCACTTGGTGGAGGCGGCTTCTCGATGGAACCAGAGAACCCACTTCTTGATGATTACATATTGGCGCAGGCGAAAGTAGGAAACCCGAAGGTGTGTTTTTTTCCAACAGCGAGTGGCGATTCTGCTGATTATGTTCAACGTTTTTATCATGCGTTTACATCAAAAGAATGTGAACCGTCGCATTTATCGCTTTTTAAGCCGCCAACGCGAGACTTGGAAGCGTACATTCTTGATAAGGACATTATTTATGTAGGGGGAGGCAATACGAAAAACCTCATAATTTTATGGAAAGAATGGGGCATCGACCAAGCATTAATGCAAGCCTGGCATAATGGTGTCATTTTAACAGGCTTAAGTGCTGGATCGATTTGTTGGTTTGAAGAAGGTGTGACGGATTCATACGGAGATCGGTTGGAACCTATAAACGGTCTTGGGTTATTGAAAGGAAGTCATTGTCCTCATTATGACGGGGAAGAAGAGCGCAGGCCAGCTTATAGGCGACTGATTGAAGAGAAGAAAGTAAAGCCAGGAATCGCTGCTGATGATGGAGTTGCGCTTCATTATATTGATCAAGACTTGCAGAAAATTGTTTCTTCCAGAAAGGGTGCATCAAGCTATTATGTCGACATTGAAGGAACTGAAAGTGTTGAAACGACAATGGATGCGCGTTTTTTAGGAGAATGA
- a CDS encoding O-methyltransferase → MHEFTISPPSIAKEIMKEVKEVGFTMNCDYETGSLLRTLAATKRNGRFLELGTGAGFSTSWILEGMDKHSTLITNEIDGDLHRIAKNYLSSDSRVEFVTGDGGELIKSLHRQTFDFIFADTWPGKLSLLEETLALLKEGGLYVIDDLLPQEDWPIEHHEKIIKLINVIESNSNLAITKLNWSTGLIIATKVS, encoded by the coding sequence ATGCATGAGTTTACTATAAGTCCACCAAGTATAGCTAAAGAAATAATGAAAGAGGTAAAGGAAGTCGGTTTTACGATGAACTGTGACTATGAGACTGGAAGTTTACTGAGGACTCTTGCTGCTACGAAGAGGAATGGCCGATTTCTTGAATTGGGCACAGGGGCGGGTTTTTCTACAAGTTGGATACTGGAAGGGATGGACAAGCATTCGACTTTGATTACAAATGAAATCGATGGTGATTTACATAGAATCGCCAAAAACTATTTAAGTAGTGATTCTCGAGTGGAGTTTGTGACTGGTGACGGGGGAGAGCTAATTAAGTCTTTGCATCGACAAACTTTTGATTTTATTTTTGCGGATACATGGCCCGGAAAACTTAGTTTATTAGAAGAAACACTGGCTTTATTAAAAGAAGGGGGCCTGTATGTAATTGATGATCTGCTTCCTCAAGAGGATTGGCCAATAGAGCATCACGAAAAGATTATTAAACTAATCAATGTGATAGAATCCAATTCAAACTTAGCGATTACAAAACTTAATTGGTCAACTGGATTGATCATTGCTACGAAGGTTAGTTGA
- a CDS encoding nucleotidyltransferase domain-containing protein — protein MTHLRAGYGLDADGFIISDVGLDKIDQAYLLCIQDSAEKLATLFPHQLHSVYVYGSVARGEAVVIKSDLDLLVLFNETLTTEELTELKTLTSALSQDYQSLVRDVGIAVAYYDYVVDPENYDEQAFIKELCVCIHGEDIRTRFGPYKLTSEIAIRFNGDIREVLARTIIQLKSASTEEHHIRVQGFARKLIRTYYSMVMARSQIWTTRLNEQADVFLHYYPLKKSVIRTLLTWIEEPPTDREQILALFQSEGEWASLNFEQEARVTS, from the coding sequence ATGACACATTTACGAGCTGGATACGGGTTGGACGCGGATGGCTTCATTATAAGCGACGTCGGTTTAGATAAGATCGATCAAGCTTACTTACTATGCATACAAGACTCTGCTGAAAAGCTTGCAACGTTATTTCCACATCAATTGCATAGTGTTTATGTTTATGGCAGTGTCGCAAGAGGAGAGGCTGTGGTCATTAAGTCAGATTTAGACCTTCTCGTTCTTTTTAATGAAACATTAACTACAGAGGAATTAACGGAGTTAAAGACACTTACAAGCGCTTTGTCGCAAGACTATCAATCTCTCGTTCGCGATGTTGGCATCGCCGTTGCCTACTACGACTATGTAGTTGATCCAGAGAATTACGACGAACAAGCATTCATTAAGGAACTCTGTGTTTGTATCCACGGAGAGGATATTCGCACTCGCTTTGGCCCTTACAAGCTCACATCGGAGATCGCTATCCGCTTTAATGGCGATATTCGCGAAGTTCTCGCTAGGACGATCATTCAATTAAAATCTGCTTCCACAGAGGAGCACCACATTCGTGTACAAGGCTTTGCGCGCAAGCTTATTCGAACATACTATTCAATGGTGATGGCACGCTCTCAGATTTGGACGACTAGACTTAACGAGCAGGCAGATGTTTTTCTTCACTATTATCCTCTTAAGAAATCAGTTATTCGCACTTTGTTAACATGGATCGAGGAACCACCGACAGACCGTGAACAAATACTAGCTCTTTTTCAAAGCGAAGGGGAGTGGGCTAGTCTGAACTTCGAACAAGAAGCTCGGGTGACTTCATGA
- a CDS encoding nucleotidyltransferase produces the protein MLIQEEMIQKVKDKCKRDDTVVSAMMYGSFTKGEGDIYSDIEFYLFVNNAEYDVFDSLKWISTLDPVDLFFVNEYGTEVVVFNNMVRGEFHFLPEEQIEIIRSFKPTGVFPDTGSMFIYDSTNKLKPLLDYLGGAGPDRKTNENVNFAFNHYVNAWLMGINVLKRGEHARSLDVLSQVQKYTLQLMRVEGNTVERWLNGTKNLEEDLSQQSYKDYASITAKLNHKEILRAYQHSLTLIESLYLTLRHRYKVDLNERLIKKLYDYVNNS, from the coding sequence ATGTTAATTCAAGAAGAAATGATCCAAAAAGTAAAAGATAAATGCAAACGTGATGATACAGTTGTTTCGGCAATGATGTATGGTTCGTTTACTAAAGGCGAAGGCGATATCTATTCAGATATTGAATTCTATCTCTTTGTCAATAATGCGGAATATGATGTTTTTGATTCGTTGAAATGGATTTCAACATTAGATCCAGTCGATTTATTCTTTGTTAATGAGTACGGGACGGAAGTAGTCGTCTTTAACAATATGGTACGGGGCGAGTTTCATTTCCTCCCAGAAGAGCAAATAGAAATCATAAGATCGTTTAAACCAACAGGTGTTTTTCCTGATACGGGTTCTATGTTCATTTATGACTCAACGAATAAATTAAAACCCTTATTGGATTATTTAGGCGGCGCAGGACCAGATAGAAAAACAAACGAGAATGTTAATTTCGCTTTTAATCATTACGTCAATGCTTGGTTGATGGGGATTAATGTATTAAAAAGAGGGGAACACGCACGTTCATTGGATGTTTTATCACAGGTTCAAAAATACACGCTACAACTAATGAGAGTTGAAGGAAATACGGTGGAGCGGTGGTTAAACGGCACTAAAAATCTTGAAGAAGATTTATCTCAACAATCATACAAGGATTACGCTTCGATCACAGCTAAACTTAACCACAAGGAAATCCTACGTGCATATCAGCATTCACTAACGTTAATAGAAAGTCTCTATTTGACTTTACGCCACCGATATAAAGTAGATCTAAACGAAAGACTGATTAAGAAGCTATACGATTATGTAAACAACTCTTAA